A genome region from Triticum aestivum cultivar Chinese Spring chromosome 2B, IWGSC CS RefSeq v2.1, whole genome shotgun sequence includes the following:
- the LOC123046420 gene encoding histone H4, with product MSGRGKGGKGLGKGGAKRHRKVLRDNIQGITKPAIRRLARRGGVKRISGLIYEETRGVLKIFLENVIRDAVTYTEHARRKTVTAMDVVYALKRQGRTLYGFGG from the coding sequence ATGTCTGGGCGCGGCAAGGGCGGCAAGGGGCTGGGAAAGGGCGGCGCCAAGCGCCACCGGAAGGTCCTCCGCGACAACATCCagggcatcaccaagccggcgatcCGCAGGCTGGCGAGGAGGGGCGGCGTGAAGCGCATCTCCggcctcatctacgaggagacccgcggcgtcctcaagatcttcctcgagaacgTCATCCGCGACGCCGTTACCTACACCGAGCACGCCCGCCGCAAGACCGTCACTGCCATGGACGTCGTCTACGCGCTCAAGCGACAGGGCCGCACCCTCTACGGTTTCGGAGGCTAG